The following proteins come from a genomic window of Gordonia westfalica:
- a CDS encoding ABC transporter permease: MTTLTYAVSDSRVMLRRNLRRLIKYPSLTIMLVGLPVVFLLLFVFVFGGQLGAGMTTTTGATGRTAYLDYVVPGIILVTIASAVQGSAIVVAMDMTSGIINRFRTMDIGRSSVLVGHVLASLIQALFSIAIVLAVAIALGFRPTVDPLGWLGALGVTVLFAIALIWLAIYLGLAADTVETASNSPMFLTIMPFLSTGFVPADSLPVGIKQFAEYQPFTPVTEVLRGALTAATVPTGSVIAAIAWSLGIGAVSYWLTLRTYERRAITS, translated from the coding sequence ATGACCACACTGACGTATGCCGTGAGCGACTCGCGGGTCATGTTGCGCCGCAACCTCAGGCGCCTCATCAAGTACCCGTCGCTGACCATCATGCTCGTCGGTCTGCCGGTCGTCTTCCTCCTGCTGTTCGTCTTCGTCTTCGGCGGTCAGCTCGGCGCCGGGATGACCACGACCACCGGGGCCACCGGACGTACCGCGTACCTCGACTACGTCGTACCCGGCATCATCCTGGTGACGATCGCGTCCGCGGTGCAGGGTTCGGCGATCGTCGTCGCCATGGACATGACCTCGGGGATCATCAACCGTTTCCGCACGATGGACATCGGACGATCATCCGTGCTCGTCGGACACGTCCTCGCCAGCCTCATCCAGGCCCTGTTCAGCATCGCGATCGTCCTCGCGGTGGCGATCGCACTCGGCTTCCGGCCGACCGTCGACCCGCTCGGATGGCTTGGGGCGCTGGGCGTCACCGTGTTGTTCGCGATCGCCCTGATCTGGCTGGCGATCTACCTGGGGCTCGCCGCGGACACCGTCGAGACGGCCAGCAACTCGCCGATGTTCCTCACGATCATGCCGTTCCTCAGCACCGGTTTCGTTCCCGCCGACTCCCTCCCGGTCGGGATCAAGCAGTTCGCCGAATACCAGCCGTTCACCCCCGTCACCGAAGTCCTACGGGGAGCCCTCACCGCCGCAACGGTTCCCACCGGCAGCGTGATCGCGGCAATCGCCTGGAGCCTGGGCATCGGCGCGGTATCGTACTGGCTCACCCTACGCACCTACGAACGGCGAGCCATCACCTCCTAG
- a CDS encoding ATP-binding cassette domain-containing protein has protein sequence MTRTDTTGAEILIRGLTKSYGDHRVLEGIDLTVPAGSVTALLGPNGSGKTTTVSIASTLFSADAGTVTIDGHNTVSAARAVRSIIGVTGQYVAIDDLFSGRENLTLMADLRHLGRAPGRRRADELLEQFDLVDAADRAVSTYSGGMRRRLDLAMTLVSTPRVIFLDEPTTGLDPRSRRVLWDIITGLAADGVTIFLTTQYLEEADQLADRIAVLDHGHIVAEGTATELKKRVHDSEVRLEFPDDDAFDSARRLLPSARPIVESRRLDIATDDTVSTIRTTLNLLDAADVTVTDVEVHTPTLDDVFFALTGSAPAEPVETDTDTSGAA, from the coding sequence ATGACCCGCACCGACACCACCGGCGCCGAGATCCTCATTCGCGGACTCACGAAAAGCTATGGTGACCACCGGGTTCTGGAGGGTATCGACCTGACCGTCCCGGCCGGGTCGGTGACCGCACTGCTCGGCCCCAACGGTTCGGGCAAGACGACGACGGTGAGCATCGCCTCGACCCTGTTCTCCGCCGACGCCGGCACGGTGACCATCGACGGCCACAACACGGTGAGCGCGGCCCGTGCGGTGCGCTCGATCATCGGCGTCACCGGCCAGTATGTCGCCATCGACGATCTGTTCAGCGGACGCGAGAACCTGACCCTGATGGCCGATCTGCGGCACCTCGGACGCGCGCCGGGTCGTCGGCGTGCGGACGAACTGCTCGAGCAGTTCGATCTCGTGGACGCCGCCGATCGCGCGGTCTCGACCTACTCCGGCGGTATGCGTCGCCGCCTCGATCTCGCGATGACGCTCGTCTCCACCCCGCGCGTCATCTTCCTCGACGAACCGACGACCGGACTCGACCCACGTAGCCGACGCGTGTTGTGGGACATCATCACCGGCCTCGCCGCCGACGGCGTCACGATCTTCCTCACCACCCAGTACCTCGAGGAGGCCGACCAACTCGCCGACCGTATCGCGGTGCTCGACCACGGGCACATCGTCGCCGAAGGCACTGCGACGGAACTGAAGAAGCGGGTGCACGATTCCGAGGTGCGTCTGGAGTTCCCCGACGACGACGCCTTCGACTCCGCCCGACGGCTGCTCCCCTCCGCACGGCCGATCGTCGAGTCACGCCGACTCGACATCGCCACCGACGACACGGTGTCGACGATCCGCACGACGCTCAACCTCCTCGACGCCGCCGACGTCACGGTCACCGACGTAGAGGTCCACACACCCACCCTCGACGACGTCTTCTTCGCTCTCACCGGCTCGGCACCGGCGGAGCCCGTCGAGACCGACACCGACACATCGGGAGCCGCGTGA
- a CDS encoding GbsR/MarR family transcriptional regulator, whose amino-acid sequence MTLDAQLTFADHMARFCARRYSYPPMVGRVLGYLAVCDPPAPTIAELSDALLASRSAITNAVTTLESVGQVKRSRAAGERMDRISIDITSARGLGMDNAEYEELGAIAREGLEVLRDASPERRAVLSEIAAFTEFLTNRIPALYAEWQKEREVLIAAGEIPGLPPEGQRA is encoded by the coding sequence ATGACACTCGACGCGCAACTGACTTTCGCCGACCACATGGCGCGGTTCTGCGCGCGCCGGTACAGCTATCCACCGATGGTCGGACGCGTACTCGGCTATCTGGCCGTGTGCGACCCGCCCGCCCCGACGATCGCCGAACTGAGTGACGCCCTGCTCGCCAGCCGATCGGCGATCACCAACGCCGTCACGACGCTGGAGTCCGTCGGCCAGGTGAAGAGGTCGCGCGCCGCCGGTGAACGGATGGACCGCATCTCGATCGACATCACCTCGGCACGCGGCCTCGGGATGGACAACGCCGAGTACGAGGAACTGGGGGCGATCGCACGCGAAGGGCTCGAAGTCCTTCGCGACGCATCCCCGGAGCGCCGCGCCGTCCTGAGCGAGATCGCCGCGTTCACCGAGTTCCTCACCAACCGGATCCCGGCGCTGTACGCCGAGTGGCAGAAGGAACGCGAGGTGCTGATCGCCGCCGGCGAGATCCCCGGTCTCCCGCCGGAAGGGCAGCGCGCATGA
- a CDS encoding PPOX class F420-dependent oxidoreductase, whose protein sequence is MARTVAQADSVDRAELLEFIRPRHKMILSTVRSNGSPQLSPVTGGVDADGRIVISTYPGRAKASNLRNTPVASVVVLSDEFNGAWVQVDGDAEVLDMPEAEDALVDYFRSISGEHPDWDEYRAAMRLQGKSLIRVTPTHWGPIATGGFPADVAAKLDAQDG, encoded by the coding sequence ATGGCCAGAACCGTTGCACAAGCCGATTCCGTCGACCGAGCCGAACTACTGGAGTTCATCCGGCCGCGGCACAAGATGATCCTCAGCACCGTCCGATCCAACGGCAGCCCGCAGCTGTCACCGGTCACGGGCGGCGTCGACGCCGACGGTCGCATCGTGATCTCCACCTACCCGGGTCGCGCGAAGGCGTCGAACCTCCGCAACACCCCGGTGGCGAGCGTCGTCGTGTTGTCAGACGAGTTCAACGGCGCCTGGGTCCAGGTCGACGGAGACGCCGAGGTCCTCGACATGCCCGAGGCCGAGGACGCCCTCGTCGACTACTTCCGCAGCATCTCCGGCGAGCACCCGGACTGGGACGAGTACCGCGCCGCGATGCGCCTGCAGGGCAAGTCGCTCATCCGCGTCACCCCGACCCACTGGGGTCCCATCGCCACCGGCGGCTTCCCCGCGGACGTCGCCGCCAAGCTCGACGCACAGGACGGCTGA
- a CDS encoding serine hydrolase domain-containing protein gives MTSRPARPSVLRVLVFGVVAALGVAACSPSESASEGSTTPTSVSAESGAAFQKVLDDLHTSGGFPGVIARVISPAGIWTGTAGTAVQGQDRPITAADHTRIGSLTKTMTATILLQLVQDARVSLDDPIGKYVPDAPNGNATVRQVADMTSGIPSYTLSDAFTQRFFADPGYDWPPTELVDAAKSLPPAFAPGAGWQYSNTNYVLLGLLIERVLRQPIRDVFDERIFRPLGMDDSSWPGGSVEIADPHMNGVTNQGQPAGKTVDSTNWNPSFAFTAGAVISTLDDLQRWGDALFTGRGVLNPSTQQLRRDSILTSPPPNTATAGYGIGIGNRDGWWGHDGDFPGFNSSLFHDYDSDTTIIILVNSDDDITVDGKQEPPVSAILAGLIAALP, from the coding sequence ATGACCAGTCGGCCCGCGCGCCCATCCGTTCTGCGAGTTCTGGTGTTCGGGGTGGTGGCGGCTCTCGGCGTCGCCGCCTGCTCGCCGTCCGAGTCGGCTTCCGAAGGATCGACCACCCCGACATCGGTGTCGGCCGAGAGCGGTGCCGCCTTCCAGAAGGTGCTCGACGACCTGCACACCTCGGGCGGCTTCCCCGGCGTCATCGCACGCGTGATCTCGCCGGCGGGCATCTGGACGGGGACGGCAGGTACGGCGGTCCAGGGACAGGACCGGCCGATCACCGCCGCCGATCACACCCGTATCGGCTCGCTCACCAAGACGATGACCGCGACGATTCTGCTGCAGCTCGTCCAGGACGCGCGGGTCTCACTCGACGATCCGATCGGCAAGTACGTCCCCGATGCCCCCAACGGAAACGCCACGGTCCGTCAGGTCGCGGACATGACCAGTGGCATCCCGTCGTACACCTTGTCCGACGCCTTCACGCAGAGGTTCTTCGCCGATCCCGGATACGATTGGCCGCCAACCGAACTCGTGGACGCCGCGAAGTCGCTGCCACCGGCCTTCGCCCCCGGGGCGGGCTGGCAGTACTCGAACACCAACTACGTACTGCTGGGACTCCTCATCGAAAGGGTCCTGCGGCAACCGATTCGCGATGTCTTCGACGAACGGATCTTCCGTCCGCTGGGCATGGACGACTCGTCGTGGCCGGGCGGGTCCGTGGAGATCGCCGATCCGCACATGAACGGGGTGACCAACCAGGGGCAGCCGGCCGGGAAGACGGTCGACTCCACGAACTGGAATCCCTCGTTCGCGTTCACCGCCGGCGCGGTCATCTCGACCCTCGACGATCTGCAGCGTTGGGGCGACGCCCTGTTCACCGGCCGGGGCGTGCTCAACCCGTCGACGCAGCAACTGCGCCGCGATTCGATCCTCACGTCTCCCCCGCCGAACACCGCGACCGCCGGCTACGGCATCGGTATCGGCAACCGGGACGGCTGGTGGGGCCACGACGGCGACTTCCCGGGCTTCAACTCGTCGCTGTTCCACGACTACGACTCCGACACGACCATCATCATCCTGGTGAACAGCGATGACGACATCACCGTCGACGGCAAGCAGGAGCCACCGGTGTCGGCGATCCTCGCCGGTCTGATCGCCGCACTGCCGTGA
- a CDS encoding polysaccharide pyruvyl transferase family protein — MTKWGQVGRVHALANRVGASARRRAGESYVGRALGSGEVIYLIAPTGYPNYGDELIAGTWLRHLARVRPQARVILDCHSPGSASALMGDAHPNLLVVDTLWQLTNYAADSDTEPDAPWSWVGRAVLDSGLAPRLTAGIDLLHSATTIHLLGGGYVNTVWPHHVSLLVAAATISGRTGAKVVATGQGLVPTVDEPAWTAMVTALGAFDIVDVRDIASAEALDGVVGARHSGDDAWLALHRPQQAIYRDEGPADTPGHGSGVVLCLQSDLTEKFTGPGGSGVDALAAFVNDTLDAWEVPGSAVTVIEGIPGHDYEVPFRLGSRLDGARILNFRDVWRDGLPAGQGNTWISTRFHPHLIAAAAGDSGVAIVPMPVYYSTKHRSLVEAGSAWTVADSGYTIPDRPTAGGFGTAHRQRAIDAKVATALDIYPVAPLFAYRA; from the coding sequence ATGACGAAATGGGGGCAGGTCGGGCGAGTGCACGCGCTGGCGAACCGCGTCGGGGCATCGGCACGGCGCCGGGCCGGCGAGTCCTATGTCGGTCGCGCCCTGGGCTCCGGCGAGGTCATCTATCTGATCGCGCCGACCGGATACCCCAACTACGGCGACGAACTCATCGCCGGCACCTGGCTGCGCCACCTCGCGCGCGTCCGTCCCCAGGCGAGGGTGATCCTGGACTGCCACAGTCCCGGGTCGGCGTCCGCGCTGATGGGCGACGCACACCCGAACCTGCTCGTCGTCGACACACTGTGGCAGCTCACGAACTACGCCGCCGACTCCGACACCGAGCCAGACGCCCCGTGGTCGTGGGTCGGCCGCGCGGTCCTCGACTCCGGGCTGGCACCGCGCCTGACCGCCGGCATCGACCTCCTCCACTCGGCGACCACCATCCACCTCCTCGGCGGCGGATATGTGAACACCGTGTGGCCCCATCATGTTTCGCTTCTCGTGGCAGCCGCCACGATCTCCGGCAGGACGGGAGCGAAGGTCGTGGCGACCGGCCAGGGACTGGTGCCCACGGTCGACGAACCGGCGTGGACCGCAATGGTCACCGCGCTGGGTGCCTTCGACATCGTCGACGTCCGTGACATCGCGTCGGCGGAGGCGCTCGACGGAGTCGTCGGCGCCCGGCATTCGGGGGACGACGCCTGGCTCGCACTCCATCGTCCCCAACAGGCGATCTACCGCGACGAGGGCCCCGCCGACACACCCGGGCACGGCAGCGGCGTCGTGCTCTGCCTGCAATCGGACCTCACCGAGAAGTTCACCGGGCCGGGCGGATCCGGGGTGGATGCACTCGCCGCGTTCGTGAACGACACCCTCGACGCCTGGGAGGTCCCGGGATCGGCGGTCACTGTGATCGAGGGAATCCCGGGCCACGACTACGAGGTCCCGTTCCGCCTCGGCTCGCGTCTCGACGGCGCGCGAATCCTCAACTTCCGTGACGTCTGGCGCGACGGCCTGCCCGCCGGCCAGGGCAACACGTGGATCAGCACCCGATTCCACCCGCATCTGATCGCGGCCGCGGCCGGGGACTCCGGCGTCGCGATCGTGCCGATGCCGGTCTACTACTCGACCAAGCACCGTTCTCTCGTCGAGGCCGGATCCGCCTGGACCGTCGCCGATTCGGGATACACGATCCCCGATCGGCCCACCGCCGGCGGGTTCGGCACGGCGCACCGGCAACGAGCCATCGACGCCAAGGTCGCCACCGCACTCGACATCTATCCGGTTGCCCCGCTGTTCGCGTATCGCGCCTGA
- a CDS encoding FAD-dependent monooxygenase has product MNDVDVLVAGAGPIGLTAAIELRRRGVRVRIVDPLLEPPQYAKAVGIQPRTLEVFEGMGVIGAILDAGMEMRGQFVYVNGSQVSRVDLSTPADVPFRFHLLPQYATERVLRDRLADLDLEIERGVRLSAFDQDADGVTVTLTDADGGETSVRTAYLIGADGAHSAVRKGLGLSFEGGAFAEQYMLGDVAVDWSMPRGYAIRAMHQADDGTTDDLLVCIPLPGRGRYRMSMLVPDELAVGEISGGDGVAHGFEGTRTPELSHIQAVVDRLSPEPATVSDLRWSSVFRISHRIVDSYGRGRVFVAGDAAHIHPPTGAQGMNTGVQDAHNLAWKLALAVDGVAAPGLLDSYDLERRPVGEEVVGRTVRDAREGIGTDSTDIEFVTRREAQLLISYADSPIAAGSTIPGSPAAPRAGERAPDAAGLGRESVNHPLRLFSLLGGVDHSLVLYADATSGAEDVAVLESLAAEVTAAAHGHLTAHVVAAPTAQVGSTELPLLRDTEGLFAQGYLPDGSTAFVIRPDGYLGYRGPIDDAAAVVKYLRTTFR; this is encoded by the coding sequence ATGAACGACGTCGACGTACTGGTCGCGGGAGCGGGACCGATCGGCCTGACCGCCGCCATCGAACTCCGCCGGCGAGGTGTCCGGGTCCGGATCGTCGACCCCCTCCTCGAACCTCCGCAGTACGCGAAAGCCGTGGGGATCCAGCCACGCACGCTCGAGGTGTTCGAGGGCATGGGCGTGATCGGAGCGATCCTGGACGCGGGCATGGAGATGCGCGGACAGTTCGTGTACGTCAACGGTTCTCAGGTGTCCCGGGTCGACCTGTCCACCCCGGCCGACGTGCCCTTCCGATTCCACCTGCTGCCGCAGTACGCCACCGAACGCGTCCTGCGTGACCGACTCGCCGACCTCGACCTCGAGATCGAACGCGGTGTGCGACTGTCGGCGTTCGATCAGGACGCCGACGGTGTCACGGTCACGCTGACCGACGCCGACGGTGGCGAGACCTCGGTCCGCACCGCCTATCTGATCGGCGCCGACGGCGCGCACAGCGCGGTCCGCAAGGGCCTGGGTCTGAGCTTCGAGGGCGGCGCCTTCGCCGAGCAGTACATGCTCGGCGACGTGGCCGTGGACTGGTCGATGCCGCGTGGCTACGCGATCCGCGCGATGCATCAGGCCGACGACGGCACCACCGACGACCTGCTGGTGTGCATCCCGCTCCCGGGGCGGGGACGGTATCGCATGTCGATGCTCGTGCCCGACGAGCTCGCGGTCGGTGAGATCTCCGGCGGCGACGGCGTCGCCCATGGTTTCGAGGGCACCCGCACGCCGGAGTTGTCGCACATCCAGGCCGTCGTCGACCGGTTGTCACCGGAACCGGCCACCGTGTCGGACCTGCGCTGGTCGTCGGTTTTCCGCATCAGCCACCGCATCGTCGACTCCTACGGTCGCGGAAGGGTGTTCGTGGCCGGCGACGCCGCCCACATCCATCCGCCGACCGGTGCCCAGGGCATGAACACCGGTGTGCAGGACGCCCACAACCTGGCGTGGAAGCTGGCCCTCGCGGTCGACGGCGTCGCGGCTCCCGGCCTGCTCGACAGCTACGACCTGGAACGGCGGCCGGTCGGTGAAGAGGTCGTCGGGCGTACCGTCCGCGACGCGCGGGAGGGCATCGGCACCGATTCCACCGACATCGAGTTCGTGACACGCCGTGAAGCCCAGTTGCTGATCTCCTACGCCGACAGCCCGATCGCCGCGGGCTCGACGATTCCCGGCTCGCCGGCCGCACCGCGGGCCGGTGAGCGGGCGCCGGACGCCGCGGGACTCGGTCGCGAATCGGTGAATCACCCTCTCCGGCTGTTCTCGTTGCTCGGAGGTGTCGACCACTCGCTCGTGCTGTACGCCGACGCGACGTCGGGCGCCGAGGACGTCGCCGTGCTCGAATCCCTCGCCGCCGAGGTCACCGCGGCGGCCCACGGGCATCTGACCGCCCACGTGGTCGCGGCGCCCACCGCGCAGGTCGGCAGCACCGAGCTGCCGCTGCTCCGCGACACCGAGGGGCTGTTCGCACAGGGGTATCTCCCGGACGGTTCGACGGCCTTCGTCATCCGCCCCGACGGTTACCTCGGCTACCGGGGCCCGATCGACGACGCCGCCGCGGTTGTCAAGTACCTCCGTACCACGTTCAGATGA
- a CDS encoding LysR family transcriptional regulator gives MELRQLEHFLVVAEEGNFTRAAALVHMSQSALSSSIRSLERQLSAELFERTTRRVLLTDAGVALRDHARRIIGEVAAARLAVESITGVDAGTIDIGTVQTFTAIDLPATMALFHRHHPTVQMRLREATTTQLIEALVEGELDLAFVALDATPLHTSLTEVARYDEPLIAIAGPEHPISVKRRVGLGELAEHGFIDFEAGPGLQTVVADLFSAAHVQREIPCRVGDMGRLVDLVHHGLGVAVVPAPVAHAANGVVAVPLDTTPPATRSLALLSRTGGPSNPAAKRFLGLLDHPR, from the coding sequence ATGGAACTCCGGCAGTTAGAGCACTTCCTGGTGGTCGCCGAGGAGGGGAACTTCACTCGCGCAGCAGCTCTCGTGCACATGTCGCAGTCGGCGCTCAGCTCCTCGATACGTTCTCTGGAGCGGCAACTGTCGGCGGAGCTGTTCGAGAGAACCACACGACGTGTGCTCCTCACCGACGCGGGCGTGGCGTTACGTGATCACGCTCGGCGGATCATCGGCGAGGTCGCCGCGGCGCGCCTGGCGGTTGAATCCATCACCGGCGTCGATGCGGGAACGATCGACATCGGAACCGTGCAGACCTTCACCGCGATCGACCTGCCCGCGACGATGGCGCTGTTCCATCGTCACCATCCGACGGTGCAGATGCGCCTCCGCGAGGCGACCACCACCCAGCTCATCGAAGCGCTGGTCGAAGGGGAACTTGACCTGGCTTTCGTGGCTCTCGACGCGACGCCACTGCACACCTCCCTGACGGAAGTGGCGAGATACGACGAGCCGCTCATCGCGATAGCGGGTCCCGAGCACCCGATCTCGGTGAAACGCAGGGTCGGCCTCGGCGAACTCGCCGAGCACGGCTTCATCGACTTCGAGGCCGGTCCCGGTCTGCAGACCGTTGTGGCGGACCTGTTCTCCGCCGCGCACGTTCAGCGCGAGATCCCCTGTCGTGTCGGTGACATGGGTCGGCTGGTCGATCTCGTCCACCATGGTCTCGGTGTCGCCGTCGTACCGGCTCCGGTGGCGCACGCAGCGAACGGGGTGGTGGCCGTTCCGTTGGACACGACCCCGCCGGCCACTCGGTCTCTCGCGCTGTTGTCGAGGACCGGAGGACCGAGTAATCCTGCTGCGAAGCGGTTTCTCGGCCTGCTCGACCATCCGCGCTGA
- a CDS encoding FAD-binding oxidoreductase: MTAIPTSPTGRPERLTVRTRSSVLAQLRHRIAGDVLGPGDTGYREARAGFNRLVTHRPSVIALPENHFDVVEAVRFAGEEDLRITVQATGHGTGVPADGGLLINTSRLTAVTVDPITRTARVAAGATWKMVLDAAVPYGLAPLMGSSSIVGAVGYTLGGGFGWLGRRFGLGSDAVRAFDLVTPDGSPIRVSDASFPHIFWALKGGGAGSLGVVTSMEIALADVTTVYAGNLFYPAADAEEILRRFRDWAPAQSEELTSSVTILNLPPTEDVPEPLRGGSFAVVRGCWSGDPAAGRAIVDEWRTWKTPLVDMWDEMPFAAADAISMDPTEPMAAMVTTEWFDDLHDAAIDVIAVRARPAPGSAPLIVSAEIRHAGGAIARGAARAANDRARSGRFLLELISVVPDPHVALAVESTLRVTRTELAPYVTGATYLNFTSGAERAGRAADAYSAEHRRRLLEIKATLDPHGRFCHSDIN, from the coding sequence ATGACCGCGATACCCACCTCACCGACCGGCCGACCCGAGCGACTGACCGTCCGCACCCGCAGCTCGGTGCTCGCACAGTTGCGCCACCGGATCGCCGGCGACGTCCTCGGCCCCGGCGATACCGGCTATCGCGAGGCGCGCGCCGGATTCAACCGACTCGTCACTCACCGACCGTCGGTGATCGCGCTCCCCGAGAACCATTTCGATGTCGTCGAAGCCGTGCGTTTCGCCGGCGAGGAGGATCTGCGGATCACGGTCCAGGCAACCGGTCACGGGACCGGCGTTCCGGCCGACGGGGGCCTCCTCATCAACACGTCACGTCTCACGGCGGTGACCGTCGACCCCATCACGCGGACGGCCCGTGTCGCCGCCGGTGCCACCTGGAAGATGGTGCTCGATGCCGCGGTCCCGTACGGACTCGCACCGCTGATGGGTTCGTCGAGCATCGTCGGCGCGGTCGGCTACACGCTCGGCGGCGGCTTCGGCTGGCTCGGCCGTCGCTTCGGTCTGGGGTCGGACGCCGTGCGCGCCTTCGACCTCGTGACACCCGACGGCTCCCCGATCCGCGTCAGCGACGCGAGCTTCCCGCACATCTTCTGGGCCCTGAAGGGCGGGGGTGCCGGCAGTCTCGGTGTCGTCACCTCGATGGAGATCGCTCTCGCCGATGTCACCACCGTGTACGCGGGCAACCTCTTCTATCCGGCCGCCGACGCCGAGGAGATCCTGCGCCGGTTCCGCGACTGGGCCCCGGCACAATCGGAGGAACTGACCTCGTCGGTCACCATCCTGAATCTCCCGCCCACCGAGGACGTCCCGGAACCGTTGCGCGGCGGCAGTTTCGCGGTCGTGCGCGGATGCTGGTCCGGTGACCCCGCGGCCGGTCGCGCGATCGTCGACGAGTGGCGCACATGGAAGACCCCGCTCGTCGACATGTGGGATGAGATGCCGTTCGCCGCCGCCGATGCGATCAGCATGGACCCCACCGAACCGATGGCGGCCATGGTCACCACCGAATGGTTCGACGACCTACACGACGCGGCGATCGACGTCATCGCCGTGCGCGCCCGTCCGGCACCGGGTTCGGCCCCGCTCATCGTGTCCGCCGAGATCCGCCACGCCGGCGGCGCGATCGCCCGCGGAGCCGCCCGGGCCGCGAACGACCGGGCACGTTCCGGAAGGTTCCTGCTGGAACTGATCTCGGTGGTCCCCGACCCACATGTGGCATTGGCCGTCGAATCGACGCTGCGTGTCACCCGTACCGAACTCGCCCCCTACGTGACCGGCGCGACGTACCTGAACTTCACCTCGGGAGCCGAACGGGCCGGCCGCGCCGCGGACGCCTACAGCGCCGAGCACCGTCGTCGGCTCTTGGAGATCAAGGCGACGCTCGACCCGCACGGCAGGTTCTGCCACAGCGACATCAACTGA